One region of Carassius auratus strain Wakin unplaced genomic scaffold, ASM336829v1 scaf_tig00038819, whole genome shotgun sequence genomic DNA includes:
- the LOC113083553 gene encoding putative RNA-binding protein Luc7-like 2 yields MSAQAQMRAMLDQLMGTGRDGDTMRQRIKFTDERVCKSHLLESCPHDILSGTRMDLGECVKIHDLALRADYEIASKQQEYFFELDATEHLQSFIADCDRRTELAKKRLVETQEEISAEVAAKAERVHELNEEIGKLLARAEQLGGEGNVDEAQQVLEKVEKTRTLKKEAEDIYRNSMPASSFQQQKLRVCEVCSAYLGLHDNDRRLADHFGGKLHLGFIEIREKLEKLRTAVTEKQERMRTRRREERDREEERAREWELERERERERERERERERERERERERERERERERERRRSRSRSAERYREGASSSSHRSRRHREEGERERDRERKHRHKDRHRSRSHSHRSKRKRSSHTRDPEPNLSQERWRENAADERWWDNGGRDMERERSPVSPDMSRMKERERSVSLERDQRSSSEERESGEI; encoded by the exons ATGTCGGCCCAGGCACAGATGAGAGCCATGCTGGACCAGCTCATGGGCACTGGCAGAGATG GCGACACGATGAGACAGCGGATCAAGTTCACGGACGAGCGAGTATGTAAGAGTCATCTGCTGGAGTCGTGTCCACATGACATACTGTCAGGAACC CGCATGGATCTGGGGGAGTGTGTGAAGATTCATGATCTGGCTTTGAGAGCAGATTATGAGATCGCGTCTAAACAGCAGGAGTATTTCTTTGAGCTGGAT GCCACAGAGCACCTGCAGTCCTTCATCGCAGACTGTGACCGAAGAACCGAACTGGCCAAGAAACGGTTGGTCGAAACGCAGGAGGAGATCAGCGCTGAAGTGGCTGCCAAG GCGGAGCGAGTGCACGAGCTGAACGAGGAGATCGGGAAGCTGCTGGCGCGAGCGGAGCAGCTGGGCGGCGAGGGGAACGTGGATGAGGCCCAGCAGGTGCTGGAGAAGGTGGAGAAAACACGCACCCTGAAGAAAGAGGCAGAG GACATCTACCGCAACTCCATGCCGGCCTCCAGCTTCCAGCAGCAGAAGCTGCGCGTGTGTGAGGTTTGCTCCGCTTACCTCGGCCTCCACGATAACGACCGCCGCCTCGCCGACCACTTCGGAGGGAAACTCCATCTGGGTTTCATTGAAATCCGGGAAAAACTAGAAAAACTGCGG ACGGCTGTGACGGAGAAACAGGAGCGCATGCGCACGAGGAGAAGAGAGGAGCGCGACCGAGAGGAGGAGCGAGCCCGAGAGTgggagctggagagagagagggagcgcgagCGGGAACGAGAGCGAGAGCGCGAGCGGgaacgagagagagagcgggagcgCGAGAGAGAAAGGGAACGAGAGAGAGAACGCAGGAG GTCCAGATCCAGAAGTGCTGAGCGATATCG GGAAGGAGCAAGCTCGTCCTCCCATCGCTCTCGTCGACACCGTGAGGAGGGAGAGAGGGAACGAGACCGAGAGAGGAAGCACAGACACAAAGATCGCCATCGCTCTCGCTCCCACTCACACAGGAGCAAAAGAAAGAG GTCTTCACACACCAGAGATCCGGAGCCGAATCTGTCTCAGGAGAGATGGCGGGAGAACGCCGCGGACGAGAGATGGTGGGACAACGGAGGCAGagacatggagagagagagatccccCGTCTCTCCAGACATGAGCCGAATGAAAGAGCGGGAGAGATCCGTGTCGCTGGAGAGAGATCAGCGCTCCAGCTCCGAGGAGAGAGAGTCCGGAGAGATCTAG
- the LOC113083554 gene encoding centromere protein M — MALLTPFSKVPELNTATVLLVENEEELQSKLANALVQYKKDFNVNVRLARKLPLPVENKETRPRIDLIVFVVNLLSERSLQSVESSLAHLHSDCFLGKVCFLVTDARCGSHTQERLVSVRKLAASHQCPVLCAEHRTVDGVNAAAVRLLNILKVSAGMSPIATTALYLSSLTRCSVTSDLEED; from the exons ATGGCGCTCCTGACTCCGTTCAGTAAAGTCCCGGAGCTGAACACCGCGACGGTGCTC TTGGTGGAAAACGAGGAGGAGCTGCAGTCCAAACTAGCCAACGCCTTAGTGCAATATAAGAAAGATTTCAACGTCAATGT GCGTCTGGCCAGAAAGCTCCCTCTGCCCGTCGAGAACAAGGAGACTCGTCCTCGCATTGATTTAATCGTGTTTGTGGTGAATCTGCTGTCAGAGCGCAG tctgcaGTCAGTGGAAAGCTCTCTCGCCCATCTGCACTCTGACTGCTTCCTGGGGAAAGTGTGTTTCTTGGTGACTGATG CTCGCTGTGGCTCTCACACTCAGGAGCGTTTGGTCAGCGTAAGAAAACTGGCTGCATCACATCAGTGTCCTGTCCTCTGCGCCGAGCACAGG acgGTAGATGGCGTGAACGCAGCAGCTGTGCGGCTCCTCAACATCTTGAAGGTGTCGGCGGGAATGTCTCCCATAGCAACCACCGCCCTCTATCTGTCCTCTCTGACCCGCTGctcggtgacctctgacctcgaAGAGGACTGA